One region of Opitutaceae bacterium genomic DNA includes:
- the tatA gene encoding twin-arginine translocase TatA/TatE family subunit — protein sequence MTSSCFALLGDIGGAELLLIFVLVLVLFGGKRLPEFARGLGKSIREFKKATSSVEEELRRVMEEPPPPPRKKDPASLPASSTPALPSHASASAGVITDEHAYDDDPYSADLHHPGPDAPSVSVNDDASTVPLTPAEPVAPSHSETASTDPAKPKDAASASPGSEATGGDSKVA from the coding sequence ATGACATCGTCCTGCTTTGCGTTGCTCGGAGATATTGGTGGGGCTGAATTGCTCCTGATCTTCGTCTTGGTGCTGGTGCTGTTTGGCGGAAAACGGCTCCCCGAGTTTGCCCGCGGCCTTGGGAAATCGATCAGGGAATTCAAGAAGGCAACAAGCAGTGTTGAGGAGGAATTGCGGCGGGTGATGGAGGAACCGCCACCTCCTCCGCGCAAGAAGGATCCGGCGTCGCTTCCCGCCTCATCCACACCCGCACTGCCGTCTCACGCCAGTGCGTCGGCTGGGGTGATCACCGATGAACACGCCTATGATGACGATCCCTACTCCGCCGATCTGCATCATCCGGGTCCCGACGCCCCGAGCGTATCAGTGAATGACGACGCGAGCACCGTGCCACTCACGCCAGCAGAACCGGTTGCACCATCCCACTCCGAAACGGCATCCACCGATCCAGCAAAGCCCAAGGATGCCGCCAGCGCCTCGCCTGGCTCCGAGGCCACCGGGGGCGACTCAAAGGTAGCCTGA
- a CDS encoding NAD(P)H-hydrate dehydratase, which translates to MERRLRIVSRPVLSCQEAGEFEANFFRGDETLEWRAMQQAGRSLANAIAADSGEIGGWGGRPRFLILVGKGHNGGDALIAADLLLAQNPGAHADVVFLFGERSLRPLTRRAWISFQRNGFNRSAIVHSTERLAPGYDLVVDGVFGFQFRPPLSEGVALWLERINALDVRLRAAVDLPSGLGETKAFRADFSYATGITKTPLLTIPNAGRIRHLDLGWDVPSGSGTATRVLMEETLAPLTRLRDSRTDKRSYGHLGVVGGSLQYPGAVLMTVRAALQGGCGLLTAFVPDSLVASFAAAVPEAMWVGWPETPEGGLAMEGAHVLRRRLERLTALVVGPGLGREVETLACIASEMRTFRFPVLIDADALQPNIVTAGDCAKILTPHAGEFARIGEGLDLESYVRRHQSVVVLKGPITRVASGEIQYCSPFGGPVLARGGSGDLLSGIIGSLLAQNPESPLEAAATGVVWQGCAADVLARAHGATAVTATQILGCLSGAIRRSPASGYL; encoded by the coding sequence ATGGAACGCAGACTGAGAATCGTGTCGCGCCCGGTTCTATCCTGCCAGGAGGCGGGGGAATTCGAGGCGAACTTTTTCCGCGGCGACGAAACGCTCGAGTGGCGGGCCATGCAGCAGGCCGGCCGGTCTCTTGCGAATGCGATTGCCGCTGACTCCGGAGAGATTGGCGGTTGGGGCGGCAGGCCGCGGTTTCTGATCCTGGTGGGAAAGGGACACAATGGCGGGGATGCCTTGATTGCCGCGGATCTCCTGCTGGCTCAGAATCCAGGGGCGCATGCCGATGTTGTGTTTCTCTTTGGCGAGCGCTCGCTTCGTCCGCTGACCCGGCGGGCATGGATCTCATTTCAGAGAAATGGATTCAATCGTAGTGCCATCGTGCATTCGACGGAACGGCTGGCGCCGGGCTACGACCTGGTGGTTGACGGTGTCTTTGGATTTCAATTCAGGCCCCCGCTTTCCGAGGGTGTGGCGCTCTGGCTGGAGCGGATCAATGCCCTCGATGTCCGGCTTCGGGCTGCGGTGGACCTGCCGTCGGGCCTGGGCGAAACTAAAGCGTTTCGGGCGGACTTCTCCTACGCCACCGGCATCACGAAGACCCCCCTCTTGACAATCCCGAATGCCGGTCGGATCCGTCATCTGGATCTGGGGTGGGACGTTCCCTCCGGCAGCGGAACCGCCACGCGTGTCCTGATGGAGGAAACCCTTGCGCCGCTGACGCGATTGCGCGACTCAAGGACCGACAAGCGAAGCTACGGTCATCTCGGCGTGGTGGGAGGTTCGCTCCAGTATCCGGGGGCGGTGCTGATGACGGTGCGCGCTGCGCTGCAGGGCGGCTGCGGGCTTCTGACCGCATTCGTGCCGGATTCGCTGGTGGCGAGCTTTGCGGCCGCTGTGCCTGAGGCGATGTGGGTTGGCTGGCCGGAGACGCCGGAGGGTGGGCTGGCCATGGAGGGTGCGCATGTGCTGCGCAGGAGGCTTGAGCGATTGACGGCCCTGGTCGTGGGACCGGGCCTGGGCAGGGAGGTCGAGACACTGGCCTGCATAGCCTCCGAGATGCGGACATTCCGGTTTCCCGTGCTCATCGATGCGGATGCGCTCCAGCCGAATATCGTGACGGCGGGTGACTGCGCGAAGATCCTGACGCCACATGCGGGAGAATTTGCCAGGATTGGAGAAGGCCTGGATCTGGAAAGTTATGTCCGGCGTCATCAGTCTGTGGTGGTGCTGAAGGGACCCATCACGCGGGTTGCCTCGGGGGAGATTCAGTATTGCTCGCCGTTTGGCGGTCCGGTTCTAGCCCGCGGAGGCAGCGGCGACCTGTTGTCCGGCATCATTGGTTCGCTGCTGGCGCAGAATCCTGAGAGTCCCCTGGAGGCGGCCGCCACGGGTGTCGTCTGGCAGGGATGTGCTGCGGATGTGCTCGCTCGCGCTCACGGAGCCACAGCGGTCACCGCCACGCAGATTCTTGGGTGCCTCAGCGGCGCTATCAGGCGGTCTCCCGCGTCAGGCTACCTTTGA
- the acpS gene encoding holo-ACP synthase yields MTFDLPSGGVLLGLGTDIVDVARIRSAHERHGERFLSRVFTDEERAYCLQMAHPHKHLAARFAAKEAVSKAFSTGIGAELGWKSISVYHGTRLDPRIRLDEGGVDLLRRFGGTQVLVSLSHTDTAALAVAAIVRG; encoded by the coding sequence ATGACATTCGACCTTCCTTCCGGCGGCGTTCTTCTGGGTCTGGGAACCGACATCGTGGATGTGGCGCGGATCCGCAGCGCGCACGAGCGGCACGGAGAGCGTTTTCTATCGAGGGTGTTCACCGACGAGGAGCGCGCGTACTGCCTGCAGATGGCGCACCCCCACAAGCACCTCGCGGCCCGCTTTGCGGCAAAGGAGGCGGTTTCCAAGGCCTTCTCAACCGGCATTGGCGCCGAGCTGGGATGGAAATCCATCTCAGTCTATCACGGAACGAGGCTCGATCCCCGCATCCGCCTCGACGAAGGAGGCGTGGACCTGCTGCGACGCTTCGGCGGCACGCAGGTGCTCGTTTCGTTGTCGCACACGGACACTGCTGCGCTGGCTGTGGCCGCGATTGTGCGCGGATAG
- a CDS encoding pyridoxine 5'-phosphate synthase, which yields MILLGVNVDHCATVRQARYRNAGASAGGAVEPDPVAFAIACERAGADGITVHLREDRRHMQEADVRRMREALATRLNLEMASTPAMLDLALGLRPDSVCLVPENREEVTTEGGLDVIANRDRVGSTIRALSAAGIETSLFIDPDEQQLDVAAELRAPWVELHTGACAEAYAGPKQRRLAEFERLRKAAAYAHQLGLVVNAGHGINYVNVAEFRTLPHVHEFNIGHSIVSRALFTGVDEAVREMKRRMHAR from the coding sequence ATGATACTCCTGGGCGTCAACGTTGACCATTGTGCGACAGTCCGGCAGGCGCGCTACCGAAATGCGGGCGCGTCCGCCGGCGGGGCCGTCGAACCGGATCCCGTTGCATTTGCCATTGCCTGTGAAAGAGCGGGAGCGGACGGCATCACCGTGCACCTTCGTGAGGATCGAAGGCACATGCAGGAGGCCGATGTGCGACGCATGAGAGAAGCGCTCGCGACGCGGTTGAACCTGGAAATGGCGTCCACACCAGCCATGCTGGATCTTGCACTTGGTCTGCGGCCCGACTCCGTGTGTCTGGTTCCGGAAAACCGCGAGGAAGTGACGACCGAGGGCGGGCTGGATGTCATCGCGAATCGGGATCGAGTGGGTTCAACCATTCGAGCCCTGTCTGCTGCCGGCATTGAAACGAGCCTGTTCATTGATCCAGACGAACAGCAGCTGGATGTGGCGGCTGAGCTGCGCGCCCCGTGGGTCGAACTTCACACCGGCGCGTGCGCGGAGGCCTATGCCGGGCCCAAACAGCGGCGCCTTGCTGAATTCGAACGCCTTCGCAAAGCGGCGGCCTATGCCCATCAGCTGGGCCTCGTGGTCAACGCCGGACACGGCATCAACTATGTCAATGTGGCCGAATTCAGGACGCTGCCCCACGTGCATGAATTCAACATCGGACACAGCATTGTCAGCCGGGCGCTTTTCACCGGAGTGGACGAGGCGGTGCGTGAAATGAAACGGCGCATGCATGCGCGATGA